The following are encoded together in the Oreochromis niloticus isolate F11D_XX linkage group LG12, O_niloticus_UMD_NMBU, whole genome shotgun sequence genome:
- the tm2d2 gene encoding TM2 domain-containing protein 2 — protein sequence MISVSYILMCGQFLLLLTAILLQCLEGIHSQNSTTTETPASSPGPVSTLLPSSEPPDSTNYTELEYKPPSPVVLCSYLPEEFIYCQDPVDHAGNYTAYQEMERVGCIGWGGQTQKEVNHTRVFCTALDDIECAGPREFLRENVPCIKYTGHYFITTLLYSFFLGCFGVDRFCLGHTGTAVGKLLTLGGLGIWWFVDLILLITGGLMPSDYSNWCTYY from the exons ATGATTTCGGTCAGCTATATTCTGATGTGCGGTCAGTTCCTGCTGCTGTTGACGGCCATTCTGTTACAATGTTTGGAAGGAATCCACTCGCAAAATTCGACGACAACGGAGACTCCTGCTTCTTCTCCCGGTCCGGTTTCTACCTTGCTCCCCTCCAGCGAACCGCCCGACAGTACAAACTATACGGAGCTCGAGTACAAACCTCCGTCACCTGTTGTCCTCTGCAGCTATCT ACCGGAGGAGTTCATCTACTGTCAAGACCCTGTGGATCACGCAGGCAACTACACTGCCTATCAGGAGATGGAACGTGTTGGTTGCATCGGG TGGGGTGGCCAGACCCAAAAAGAGGTGAACCACACACGGGTTTTCTGCACTGCACTCGATGACATAGAATGTGCCGGACCCAGAGAGTTCCTCAGAGAGAATGTACCTTGCATCAA ATACACTGGACACTACTTCATCACCACACTGCTGTATTCCTTCTTCTTGGGCTGTTTCGGGGTTGATCGTTTCTGCCTGGGCCACACAGGGACTGCGGTTGGGAAGCTGCTCACCCTGGGAGGCCTGGGAATCTGGTGGTTTGTGGACCTGATTCTGCTTATCACCGGTGGACTGATGCCCAGCGATTACAGTAACTGGTGCACATACTACTGA